The following proteins are co-located in the Lepus europaeus isolate LE1 chromosome 15, mLepTim1.pri, whole genome shotgun sequence genome:
- the IRX1 gene encoding iroquois-class homeodomain protein IRX-1: protein MSFPQLGYPQYLSAAGPGAYGGERPGVLAAAAAAAAAASSGRPGAAELGAGAGAAAVTSVLGMYAAAGPYAGASNYSAFLPYAADLSLFSQMGSQYELKDNPGVHPATFAAHTAPAYYPYGQFQYGDPGRPKNATRESTSTLKAWLNEHRKNPYPTKGEKIMLAIITKMTLTQVSTWFANARRRLKKENKVTWGSRSKDQEDGALFGSDTEGDPEKAEDDEEIDLESIDIDTIGEQDGDQSNEEEEDKTEAPRAPAAPPALARDQGSPLAAADTLKPQDSPLGLAKEAPEPGSTRLLSPGAGAGGLPGAQHSKPKIWSLAETATSPDGAPKASPPPPASHPGAHGPPTGTPLQHPAFLPSHGLYTCHIGKFSNWTNGAFLAQGSLLNMRSFLGVGTPHAAPHGPHLPAPPPPQPPVAVTTGALHGEKASARSSPALPERDLVPRPDSPAQQLKSPFQPVRDNSLVPQEGTPRVLAALPSA, encoded by the exons ATGTCCTTCCCGCAGCTGGGCTACCCGCAGTACCTGAGCGCCGCGGGGCCCGGCGCCTACGGCGGCGAGCGCCCGGGGGTGCTggctgcagccgccgccgccgcggccgccgcctcgTCGGGCCGACCCGGGGCGGCGGAgctgggcgcgggcgcgggcgcggccgCCGTCACCTCGGTGCTGGGCATGTACGCGGCGGCCGGACCCTACGCGGGCGCATCCAACTACAGCGCCTTCCTGCCCTACGCCGCCGACCTGAGCCTCTTCTCGCAGATG GGCTCTCAGTATGAGCTCAAGGACAACCCGGGGGTGCACCCAGCCACCTTCGCAGCgcacacagcgccggcctattacCCCTACGGCCAGTTCCAGTACGGGGACCCCGGGCGGCCCAAGAACGCCACGCGGGAAAGCACCAGCACGCTCAAGGCCTGGCTCAACGAGCACCGCAAGAACCCCTACCCCACCAAGGGCGAGAAGATCATGCTGGCCATCATCACCAAGATGACCCTCACGCAGGTCTCCACCTGGTTCGCCAACGCGCGCCGGCGCCTCAAGAAGGAGAACAAGGTGACGTGGGGCTCGCGCAGCAAGGACCAGGAAGACGGCGCCCTCTTCGGCAGCGACACCGAGGGCGACCCGGAGAAGGCCGAGGACGACGAGGAGATCGACTTGGAGAGCATCGACATCGACACGATCGGCGAGCAGGACGGCGACCAGAGcaacgaggaggaggaggacaagaCAGAGGCGCCGCGCGCGCCCGCCGCTCCCCCGGCTCTCGCCCGGGACCAGGGATCGCCGCTGGCAGCCGCCGACACACTCAAGCCCCAAGACTCGCCTCTGGGCCTGGCCAAGGAGGCCCCAGAGCCGGGCAGCACGCGCCTGCTGAGCCCCGGCGCCGGGGCGGGAGGCCTGCCCGGCGCGCAGCACAGCAAGCCCAAGATCTGGTCGCTGGCAGAGACAGCCACGAGCCCCGACGGCGCGCCCAAggcctcgccgccgccgcccgccagCCACCCCGGGGCGCACGGGCCTCCCACCGGCACGCCGCTGCAACACCCCGCCTTCCTGCCCAGCCACGGACTGTACACTTGCCACATCGGCAAGTTCTCCAACTGGACCAACGGCGCGTTCCTCGCGCAGGGCTCCTTGCTCAACATGCGTTCCTTCCTGGGCGTCGGCACGCCCCACGCCGCGCCCCACGGTCCGCACCTGCCCGCGCCACCGCCGCCGCAGCCTCCGGTCGCCGTTACCACGGGAGCGCTGCACGGCGAAAAGGCCTCGGCCCGCAGCAGCCCGGCACTTCCAG AGAGAGACCTCGTCCCCAGGCCGGACTCCCCGGCGCAGCAGTTAAAGTCGCCCTTCCAGCCCGTGCGCGACAA CTCGCTGGTCCCGCAGGAGGGAACCCCGCGCGTCCTCGCAGCCCTCCCGTCCGCCTGA